The following coding sequences are from one Desulfosporosinus orientis DSM 765 window:
- a CDS encoding flavodoxin family protein has product MKKILGIISSRRKIANGEILLKEACSAGEEDYQLELIRLPDLKLEPCKGCYSCLIPGKLCPLGDDLYYLADKIKAADGVIISSPCYVLGPAAITKLLSDRTIALARLLDDFWGKPCVIIGTAGIKEWEGYTMSALMMMARSIGLDVKDAHMFIGALPGEAVEIEGALPRIRQLGKALFGEKRGAENGQCPTCWSDLWKFPKPNMAVCPICGQEASLIINDSSLVWEYGPSGPRLGYEQLKKHFQEWLPEKAQEYGLRRKELELVRNKYKNQGQWLTPRT; this is encoded by the coding sequence ATGAAGAAGATTTTAGGAATCATATCTTCCCGCCGAAAAATCGCTAATGGCGAGATTCTATTGAAGGAAGCGTGCTCAGCTGGAGAAGAAGACTACCAGCTGGAGTTAATTAGACTTCCTGACCTTAAGCTGGAACCTTGTAAAGGGTGCTATTCTTGTCTTATCCCCGGAAAATTATGTCCTTTAGGAGATGATCTGTATTATCTGGCAGATAAAATTAAAGCAGCCGATGGAGTTATTATCTCTTCCCCATGCTATGTCTTGGGGCCAGCCGCTATTACTAAATTATTAAGTGATCGAACAATTGCTTTGGCTCGATTATTGGACGATTTCTGGGGAAAACCTTGCGTGATTATTGGTACCGCCGGGATAAAAGAGTGGGAAGGGTATACTATGTCCGCACTCATGATGATGGCTCGCAGTATTGGTTTAGATGTAAAAGATGCTCATATGTTTATTGGTGCCTTGCCTGGAGAGGCTGTGGAGATAGAAGGTGCGCTGCCTCGAATTCGACAACTAGGGAAAGCTCTGTTTGGGGAAAAACGTGGGGCGGAAAATGGTCAGTGTCCAACCTGTTGGTCGGATCTTTGGAAGTTTCCCAAGCCTAACATGGCTGTATGTCCAATTTGTGGTCAGGAAGCAAGTCTTATCATCAATGATTCTAGTCTAGTATGGGAATATGGACCTTCTGGGCCGAGGCTTGGTTATGAACAACTTAAAAAACATTTTCAGGAGTGGCTTCCGGAGAAGGCACAGGAGTATGGTTTACGGCGCAAAGAGTTGGAGCTTGTTCGAAACAAATATAAAAATCAGGGACAATGGTTAACACCACGTACTTAA